The genomic window CCAACGATTTCATCCCGTCGGTGGGAGAGACGCTTCCGCCCCATGTGGTCGCCAACCTAGACCAACTGCTGCGGATGCAGACCGCAATGGGCGATGACCCACGTTCGACCCGGATAAAGGCCGATCTAATGCAACGCTTTCCCCAGGCCTTTTTCGCGGACAGCGGACAGAGCATGCGGCCCGGCGAGTACTATCTGGACCGTCGGCCGGACGTGATCGTGGCCGACGACGGGCTGCGGCTGTTGGTGCGGTTCGAGCCAGGGTTGTGTGAGCTGATCCGTAGCGACTATCGTCCGGCAATCAGCCGCGGGAACCTGCCTGTCTACCTCAAGCGCGCGGGCGGCGCCCCCAGGTAGATGCAAAACCCGCCGATCCTCTTAGCCCGGGCCGTTTCAGTCGCTGACCAGCCCCGGCATCAGCCTGGAGAATCCCAGAAGCCGCGAGGCGTTCTCAAAATGGCGCACAGCCAGTCGTAGGCGGCCGTTGTTGGGCAGAAACGTGGCCCAGGCCAGGTGGGGGGGGGGGCCGTAAGCGCGACAGCCGCTGCAGGGGCCGCAGAGGTCGAACCTGCGCCGGGCCTGGCAGGAGCGGAACTCAATCATCTCCGGCCCGTTGACCACTTCGCGCCATGACCTGTACCTGAAGCCGGGGCTGAGCACCTCGGAGTAATTGCGCTGGACGGTCTGCTCGTCCGAGTGGCCGTACCCGTGATGCATAAGGTCTCCGTTGCAGTTTATCCAGTAGGGGCCCTGCCAAGCGAACAGGCATTGTTTGCGATTGCTCGACTTGTACGACGGTCCGGTCCGCGCACCGGCCCGCTCGTCGGCCTTGAGTCTGACTCCGTCGATGCCCGGAATGCGCCAGCTCGGCTCAAGCAGCCCGGCCTCGGAGCGGTTGTCATCGATAAGCACCATCTGGATCACAATCGAGGTTGAAGAGCGTTTTTTCAGCTTAAGCTCGGCCAGCATGCGGACGTTGTCCGCCAGCTGGCGATAATCAGCTCCGCGGCGCACCCTCTCGTACGTTTGCGCGTTGACGCCGTCGATGCCGATCAGGAACTGTCCCAGCCCGGCATCGAGCAGGTCGGAGGACAGCTCGGGCGTTAGCAGGGTGCCGTTGGTGGGCAACTGCGTGATGATCCCGTTACGCGTGCAATGCTCAACCAACTCGGGCAGGTCGGGGTGCAGGCAGGACTCCCCTGCTCCGTTGAGGTAAACGAACTCGAGGAAGTCCTTGCCGCCGTCGACGATCTGCTGAAAGAGGCGCTTGTCCATGTCCCCGTCGGGCCGGTCAAGGCTCGAGCGGTTGCAGAAGACGCAGTCGAGGTTACACCTGCTGGTGACCTCGATGGCGCAACACAGGGGCATGCCCGAGCACTTCGAGGCGCTGGCCAGATAGTCGCGCATTGACCGCAGGCGGTTGGCTGGATTGTTCATCGGCCCTGCGCGGTGATCATAAAGGACAGAAACCGCGGATTGCGCAAGACGATCGTCTCAATCTGCCGAAACCCCGATCGACCGAGCTTTTCCGCCCATTCCCCAGGCGTGTTGTG from Candidatus Alcyoniella australis includes these protein-coding regions:
- a CDS encoding radical SAM protein; its protein translation is MNNPANRLRSMRDYLASASKCSGMPLCCAIEVTSRCNLDCVFCNRSSLDRPDGDMDKRLFQQIVDGGKDFLEFVYLNGAGESCLHPDLPELVEHCTRNGIITQLPTNGTLLTPELSSDLLDAGLGQFLIGIDGVNAQTYERVRRGADYRQLADNVRMLAELKLKKRSSTSIVIQMVLIDDNRSEAGLLEPSWRIPGIDGVRLKADERAGARTGPSYKSSNRKQCLFAWQGPYWINCNGDLMHHGYGHSDEQTVQRNYSEVLSPGFRYRSWREVVNGPEMIEFRSCQARRRFDLCGPCSGCRAYGPPPHLAWATFLPNNGRLRLAVRHFENASRLLGFSRLMPGLVSD